In the Terriglobales bacterium genome, CGCGAAACAGCCCATAGTTACCGAGGCCGTTCACGACCGTTTCCTTTCCGCTGCGGTCACGAAGGATGCGGAACCGCCCTTGCTCCATGCCCGCCGGACTGGTAAGCCCGTACTGATTCACTCGATTCATCAACAGCAGCAGTTCCTGGCCCTTGCGATAGCCCGCGGCATCCTGGCGGTCACGGAAGTCCCAGATGTATTGCCGGAACGAGTAGATGGGCCCCACTTCGCCCTTGAGCGTTTCCTTCACTCGCAGGGTCACCACAATCGTATCCAGGTTCGTGAATTGTGGATGTTTCTCCACCCGCGCCCTCACCACAAATCCGCGCACGATCACGGCTGACTGATGGGTCAGTTCGTCCAAGTTTCGGGCAACGGTAATGGCCCCGCGCTGTGCCCACGCCGGGCCTGCCAGACACACCATCAGGAGGAGAACCTCTACGATTCCCCGTCCCGCTCTTACGACTGAGATTCGTGCCATGAATTGAGCCTTCCGCGCGACGGGGCCGACGCGAGGTGAAGAGTTGTATTCTTAGGCGGGCGCTCGCCAAAAGTCAACCGCGCCGGCGGCCATTTGTCCCTTGCCAAACCGGCGTTTAGAATGTCCTGGCCATGATGAACAAGATGATCGTCGCCAACCTGGCGCACCGGCCGATTCGGTCCGTCATCAGCATTGTGGCCATAGCGGTCGAGGTAACGCTGATTCTGGTGATCGTCGGCTTGTCGCTCGGCATCCTGAACGACTCCAAGACCCGACAGGCTGGCATCGGCGCCGATGTGATGGTCCGGCCGCCCGGCTCCTCCGCCCTCATCGGCATCAGCGGCGCGCCCGTTTCCGTCAAAGTGGCCGATGTGCTCGCCAAGGTGCCGCACGTGGCGGCGGTAGCCCCGGTCGTCACCCAGATTTCGACCGGCGGAGGCAGCGTCGAAGTGCTCTACGGCATCGACCTGGCCAGCTTCGAATCCATGGGCGGGAAATTTCATTACCTCGCGGGCGGTCCTTTCGAGGGCCTCGACGACATCATCGTCGACGACTTCTTTGCCGCCTCCCGCAACGTCCAGGTGGGCCAGACCATCGAAGTGCTGAATCACCAGTTCCGTGTCGTGGGCATCGTCGAGCACGGCAAGGGCGCGCGCAAGTTCATGCCTATGGCCACGGTGCAGGAACTGGTCGGCTCCCAGGGCAAGGCCTCCATCTTCTACCTCAAGCTCGATGATCCCGCGAACGCCGGCGCGGTCGCCGCCTCCATCAAGCAGATTCCCGGTATGGAGAGTTACGGCGTTCAATCCATGCAGGAGTGGCTCTCTTACATGACGCCCGAGAACCTGCCCGGCTTCTCCACGTTCATCAAGGTGGTCATCGGGGTAGCCGTGTGCATCGGCTTCATCGTCATCTTCCAGTCCATGTACACGGCGGTGATGGAACGCACCCGGGAAATCGGGATCCTCAAGTCCATGGGCGCCTCCAAGGCCTACATCGTGAACGTCATTGTGCGCGAGACTCTGCTGCTGGCGGTGAGCGGCGTCGTAGTTGGCATCATCTTCAGCTTCGCTGCCAAGGAGGGCATCCTGAAGGCCTTCCCCACCCTGCGCGTGGAAATCGCCTGGCTCTGGGTGCTGCGCGCCACCCTGATCGCGCTGGCCGGCTCCGTGCTCGGCGCCCTCTACCCCGCCGTCAAGGCCGCTCGCAAGGATCCGGTCGAAGCGCTGGCCTACGAGTAGATACCACCTGTTTCATTGACAACCTTCGCTTCCTCCCTTATCCTTAAACCTTTGGCAGTGCTGCAGTTCCCGCCTTGAGCGGTCTTCTTTTCATCAGCACTTGGGAGATTTTTGTATGGCAACCCATTTCCCCGGCGCCGGGGAAATTGCGCGTAAGTGGTACGTGGTGGACGCCGAGGGCGAGACCCTGGGGCGTCTGGCCAGTCGTGTGGCCCGCATGTTGAACGGCAAGAACAATCCTGTGTATACGCCGTTTCTCGATACCGGCGATCACGTCATCGTAGTCAACGCCGCCAAGGTGCGCGTGACCGGCATGAAGTCGGAGAAGAAGACCTATTACAGCTACTCCGGCTATCCCGGCGGCATCAAGGCCGAGAGCTTCCGCAAGCGCGCCGCGCGCCGGCCGGAAGTTGTGGTGCGTGACGCCATCGTCGGCATGCTGCCCCACACCAAGCTGGGTCGCCAGATGGCCCGCAAGCTGCGCGTGTACGCCGGCGACAAGCATCCCCATCAGGCCCAGCAGCCGGAGACCCTGGCACAGGCCAAGCGGGCTTAGAAGTGCAAGTCGCGGCCGTTCACGGCCGTGGATCCTTATTTGCGAAAGGGTTTTGAGCTGAAAGCGGATTGCTGACGGCGAATCGCTGATCTTATGGCAGAACTCATTCAGTACTACGGAACGGGACGGCGGAAGTCGAGCGTAGCCCGTGTCTTTCTGCGTCCCGGCAACGGCGGCTTCCTGGTGAACGGCCGCCCCTTCGAGCAGTATTTCGTCACCGAAGCGCAGCGCGTGCAGGCCAAGCAACCCTTGGCCACCACCGAGACCGGCTCGGCCTTCGACGTGGTCGCCAACGTTGCCGGTGGCGGCGTCAACGGCCAGGCGGGCGCGGTGAAGCTGGGCGTGGCCCGGGCGTTGCTCCAGTTCAATGGCGAACTGCGTGCCCGGCTGAAGTCTGCAGGGCTGCTCTCTCGCGACTCTCGCATCAAGGAGCGCAAGAAGTACGGCCAAAAGGGGGCACGCAAGCGCTTCCAGTACTCGAAGCGGTAAGTGCAGTTTCTCGTTTCTCGTTTTTCGTTTTTCGTTTCTGGTTTCTGGTTTTGCTGGCCACTGGCCACCGACCACTGACCACGGTTTCACAATTTTCCCTGGCGGTCCTCAAGGGCATCCGGGGCATCAATCCTGAGCGACCGGCTTCGGCCGCCGCAAAGGATGCAGACCACTGAGGAGGTCTATTGGCGAGCATCAGCATGAAGGAATTGCTCGAAGCGGGCGTTCACTTCGGGCACCAGACGAAACGCTGGAATCCGAAGATGAAGGAGTACATCTTCGGCGAACGGAACGGCATCTACATCATCGACCTGCAGAAGACGCTCAAGATGTTCAAGGACGCGTCCCGGTTCGTGCAGGAGATGGCCTCGAGCGGCAAGACGCTGCTCTTCGTGGGCACCAAGCGCCAGGCGCAGGACGCCATCGCCGAGGAAGCCTCGCGATGCGGCCAGTTCTACGTGAACCAGCGCTGGCTGGGCGGCCTGCTCACCAACTGGGTCACGGTGCAGAAGTCGGTCAAGCGCCTGAAGGAGCTTGACGAGATGGCCACCGACGGCCGCTACGAGTTGCTGCCTAAGAAGGAAGTCATCAAGCTCGAGCGCGAGCGCAAGCATCTGCAGCAGAACCTGGCTGGCATCAAGAACATGGACCGCCTGCCGGACGCCGTCTTCGTCATCGACTCCAACAAGGAGCAGATCGCGGTGCGCGAGGCGCGCAAGTTGGGCATTCCGGTGGTCGCCGTCGTGGACACCAACTGCGACCCGAGCGAAGTCGATTACGTCATCCCCGGCAACGACGACGCCTTGCGTGCCATCCGGCTGTTCACCTGCAAGGTCGCCGATTCCTACGTCGAGGGCGCACAGGTGGCGGCCGACAAGCAGACCGCCGAGTACGCTGCCGCGGTCGCCGCGGGAGAAGCTGCCGCCGAAGGCTACGACGAAGGGGCCGGAGCTGAGGCTCCTGAAGCCGCGGCTGAGGAAGAACCGAGCATGGAGGACGTCTTGGGAGCGCGCAAGGCTCCCTCTTCCGCTGCCTCCGCGGGCGACGCCGACGCCGCCGAATCCCACTAGGCGGGACGGGGGCGACAGGTTTTCCAGCGACCCGCGCGTTGCGCCGCGGGTCGATTCGTCTGAGCCAACCGCGCATCTAAGGTATCGAAAGGATTCGTACTGACCATGGGTTCCACTGCCGTGAACATTCCTGCCGCACAAGTGAAAGAGCTCCGGGAGAAGACCGGCGCTCCCATGATGGACTGCAAACAGGCGCTGGCTGAGGCCAAGGGTGATCTGGAACAAGCCGTCATCCTGCTCCGCAAGAAAGGCATCGCCACGGCCGCCAAGAAGGCGACGCGGACGGCCACCGAAGGCTCGGTCTCGAGCTATATCCACGCCGGTGGCAAGATCGGTGTGCTGGTCGAAGTGAACTGCGAAAGCGACTTCGTCGCCGCCACGGACGACTTCAAGGAACTGGTACACGATATCGCCATGCACATTGCCGCTAGCGACCCGAAGTTCATCCGCAAGGAGGACGTTACTCCTGAAGCCTACGAGCGCGAGAAAGACATCTACCGCGAACAGGCGCGGGCTACCGGGAAGCCAGCCCCGGTCATCGAGAAGATCGTCGAAGGCAAGATGTCCAAGTTCTACGAAGAGGTCTGCCTCTACGAGCAGCCGTTCATCAAAGATCAGGGCATCACCGTCTACCAGCTCATCGCCTCCAAGATCGGAAAGCTGGGTGAGAACATCACCGTGCGCCGCTTCGCCCGCTTCAAGGTGGGCGAGGGCGCCGAGACTTTCGCCGTCTCCAAACCGCAGGCCGAGAACCGTTCGAAGTAACGCGACGATTCCTCGCGGGCGCGGGCTCTCCCGCGCCCGTTTCCTTTTTCCCAGATTTGGGGTTAGGAAAGCGGTGAGCGAGCCCGGCGGTTGGCAGCAGCCAGTTGCCCGCGGAATGTCGCGGGCGTAAAGCCCGTCAGGCGCTTGAACATTCGCGTCAGGTGGCTCTGGTCGGCAAAACCGGTCTCCATGGCTACTTGCGCCAGCGGAAGCTCGGGGCGCCTCAGCAGCTCACACGCCAGCCGCACTCGCAGCGCCAGCACGTATTCCCCTACGCTTCGGCGCTCGAACCGGCGGCACACCCGCGCCAGGTGGACAGGATGCACGCCGGCCTCGGCGGCCAGTTCGCCCAACCGATGCGGCTCGCGAAACTGCTCCTGAAGTTTCTCCTTTACTCGCAGCCACCAGGCTGGAGGGCGACGGTCGCGGTCGTCCCTCCAGCGCGCCGTTGTCGCCAGCATCTCCCATAGCAGGCTCTCGGCTGCCAGCGGTGACACCGTCACGCCTGACCGGTAGTTGCGATAGAGCTGCAAGGTCAGCCACAGCAAGGGCCCGCCGGTACGGTCGGCGAAGTGTCGCTCCATCGTTTGCCGTTGCAATGGTTCGAGCCACGATTCTTCCAGCTCGGCGGTGAAG is a window encoding:
- a CDS encoding FtsX-like permease family protein, with translation MMNKMIVANLAHRPIRSVISIVAIAVEVTLILVIVGLSLGILNDSKTRQAGIGADVMVRPPGSSALIGISGAPVSVKVADVLAKVPHVAAVAPVVTQISTGGGSVEVLYGIDLASFESMGGKFHYLAGGPFEGLDDIIVDDFFAASRNVQVGQTIEVLNHQFRVVGIVEHGKGARKFMPMATVQELVGSQGKASIFYLKLDDPANAGAVAASIKQIPGMESYGVQSMQEWLSYMTPENLPGFSTFIKVVIGVAVCIGFIVIFQSMYTAVMERTREIGILKSMGASKAYIVNVIVRETLLLAVSGVVVGIIFSFAAKEGILKAFPTLRVEIAWLWVLRATLIALAGSVLGALYPAVKAARKDPVEALAYE
- the tsf gene encoding translation elongation factor Ts; protein product: MGSTAVNIPAAQVKELREKTGAPMMDCKQALAEAKGDLEQAVILLRKKGIATAAKKATRTATEGSVSSYIHAGGKIGVLVEVNCESDFVAATDDFKELVHDIAMHIAASDPKFIRKEDVTPEAYEREKDIYREQARATGKPAPVIEKIVEGKMSKFYEEVCLYEQPFIKDQGITVYQLIASKIGKLGENITVRRFARFKVGEGAETFAVSKPQAENRSK
- the rplM gene encoding 50S ribosomal protein L13, with amino-acid sequence MATHFPGAGEIARKWYVVDAEGETLGRLASRVARMLNGKNNPVYTPFLDTGDHVIVVNAAKVRVTGMKSEKKTYYSYSGYPGGIKAESFRKRAARRPEVVVRDAIVGMLPHTKLGRQMARKLRVYAGDKHPHQAQQPETLAQAKRA
- the rpsI gene encoding 30S ribosomal protein S9; its protein translation is MAELIQYYGTGRRKSSVARVFLRPGNGGFLVNGRPFEQYFVTEAQRVQAKQPLATTETGSAFDVVANVAGGGVNGQAGAVKLGVARALLQFNGELRARLKSAGLLSRDSRIKERKKYGQKGARKRFQYSKR
- the rpsB gene encoding 30S ribosomal protein S2, whose protein sequence is MASISMKELLEAGVHFGHQTKRWNPKMKEYIFGERNGIYIIDLQKTLKMFKDASRFVQEMASSGKTLLFVGTKRQAQDAIAEEASRCGQFYVNQRWLGGLLTNWVTVQKSVKRLKELDEMATDGRYELLPKKEVIKLERERKHLQQNLAGIKNMDRLPDAVFVIDSNKEQIAVREARKLGIPVVAVVDTNCDPSEVDYVIPGNDDALRAIRLFTCKVADSYVEGAQVAADKQTAEYAAAVAAGEAAAEGYDEGAGAEAPEAAAEEEPSMEDVLGARKAPSSAASAGDADAAESH
- a CDS encoding AraC family transcriptional regulator, which produces MANAGKPLTAFGRQFYGELRNQQSICGAVLAEVVHEHARDVPLHTHDVAYFSLVLQGLYREGDARGRTLYGPLSATFNPRGTRHDGQIQEGGARFFTAELEESWLEPLQRQTMERHFADRTGGPLLWLTLQLYRNYRSGVTVSPLAAESLLWEMLATTARWRDDRDRRPPAWWLRVKEKLQEQFREPHRLGELAAEAGVHPVHLARVCRRFERRSVGEYVLALRVRLACELLRRPELPLAQVAMETGFADQSHLTRMFKRLTGFTPATFRGQLAAANRRARSPLS